Proteins encoded together in one Triticum dicoccoides isolate Atlit2015 ecotype Zavitan chromosome 7B, WEW_v2.0, whole genome shotgun sequence window:
- the LOC119339558 gene encoding putative UPF0481 protein At3g02645, producing MALAQPQLQAQARFVRAAAANAGVELDESRWVSEVRRRMEAGAEELGAVAMVFDVPRLLRATRPEAYTPQHFALGPYHYQRPGLRDMERYKLAAAKRGEQLFAPHHTFDHLVQNFVGMQDKIRAPYHRFLELNEQTLSWMMAIDTCFLLDFLEKYHVDKATNLVSSSPNWINATVRDAMMLENQIPLFLFTAALQLRHGSEEAAADAMRVVLDRFIRDVCPIKTNTPALTGDIAEHGHLLELLYHFLVPASAVSAQLNAAKLPPLVPEVAITLDAHGAVEEQQVPDTDKVQQACMQVSSLDVPPVRFIKNLISKPMSAVSSLPGWIVGKVPQLSGVAQLLGKLMTSTDVAALLKGVNLATIIKSPLAQEIMIPSVAQLAACGVRFLPAPEGMAGIAFDAATATLTLPVLHLDSNTDVILRNLVAYETAAVRGPLVLARYTELMNGIIDTPRDVKILTGCGIIVNGMKSNKEAAEMWNGMCRAVRPSKAPLLDCVIMEVNAHRDRGAAVRARRMLKRYVFRSWKMLTLLATVVLLLMTALQTLCTVYDCKRWFAGRIPQLTAGGGGQ from the exons ATGGCGTTGGCGCAGCCGCAGCTACAGGCGCAGGCGCGGTTCGTGCGGGCGGCCGCGGCAAACGCCGGCGTGGAGCTGGACGAGTCGCGGTGGGTGAGCGAGGTGCGGCGGCGGATGGAGGCTGGGGCGGAGGAGCTGGGCGCCGTGGCCATGGTCTTCGACGTGCCGCGGCTGCTGCGGGCCACGAGGCCCGAGGCGTACACGCCGCAGCACTTCGCCCTGGGGCCATACCACTACCAGCGGCCCGGGCTGAGGGACATGGAGCGCTACAAGCTCGCCGCGGCCAAGCGCGGAGAGCAGCTCTTCGCCCCTCACCACACGTTCGACCATCTCGTGCAAAACTTCGTCGGCATGCAGGACAAGATCAGGGCCCCATACCACAG GTTCCTTGAGCTGAACGAGCAGACGCTGTCATGGATGATGGCaatcgacacgtgtttcctcctcgACTTCCTTGAGAAGTACCACGTGGACAAGGCGACAAACCTGGTGTCCTCCTCGCCCAACTGGATCAACGCGACGGTGCGGGACGCCATGATGCTCGAGAACCAGATCCCGCTCTTCCTCTTCACCGCCGCGCTCCAGCTCCGCCACGGCTCCGAGGAAGCCGCCGCCGATGCCATGCGCGTCGTCTTGGACCGCTTCATCAGGGACGTGTGCCCCATCAAGACAAACACGCCGGCCCTCACCGGCGACATCGCCGAGCACGGCCACCTGCTGGAGCTCCTCTACCATTTCCTCGTGCCCGCCTCGGCCGTCTCTGCCCAGCTAAACGCGGCGAAGCTTCCGCCGCTGGTCCCAGAGGTGGCCATCACCCTTGACGCGCACGGTGCGGTCGAGGAGCAGCAGGTCCCGGACACCGACAAGGTGCAGCAGGCGTGCATGCAGGTGTCCAGCCTCGACGTGCCGCCTGTACGGTTCATCAAGAACCTGATCTCTAAGCCGATGAGCGCGGTTTCGAGCCTCCCGGGGTGGATTGTGGGCAAGGTGCCGCAGCTGTCGGGGGTGGCGCAGCTGCTCGGGAAGTTGATGACGTCGACGGACGTGGCGGCGCTGCTCAAGGGCGTGAACCTGGCGACCATCATCAAGTCGCCGCTGGCCCAGGAGATAATGATCCCGTCGGTGGCGCAGCTGGCCGCGTGCGGCGTGCGGTTCTTGCCGGCCCCGGAGGGCATGGCCGGGATCGCCTTCGACGCGGCCACGGCGACGCTGACCCTGCCGGTGCTCCACCTCGACAGCAACACGGATGTGATCCTCCGCAACCTGGTGGCGTACGAGACGGCCGCCGTGCGCGGGCCGCTGGTGCTGGCGCGGTACACGGAGCTCATGAACGGCATCATCGACACCCCCAGGGACGTGAAGATCTTGACGGGATGCGGGATCATCGTGAACGGGATGAAGAGCAACAAGGAGGCCGCGGAGATGTGGAACGGGATGTGCCGGGCGGTGCGGCCGAGCAAGGCGCCACTGCTGGACTGCGTGATCATGGAGGTGAACGCGCACCGGGACCGGGGCGCGGCCGTGAGAGCGAGGAGGATGCTGAAGCGGTACGTGTTCAGGTCGTGGAAGATGCTCACGCTGCTCGCCACGGTGGTGCTGCTGCTCATGACGGCGCTGCAGACCTTGTGCACCGTCTACGACTGCAAGCGCTGGTTCGCCGGCCGTATACCGCAGCTGACGGCCGGCGGTGGAGGGCAGTAG